The Leucobacter rhizosphaerae genome includes a region encoding these proteins:
- a CDS encoding magnesium transporter MgtE N-terminal domain-containing protein codes for MSTSRVFVGRLAGRGVFDPVGDRIGKVRDVLIVYRAASAPRVVGLIVEIPGKRRVFVPISRVTSIGSGQVITTGLINIRRFEQRGGETRMIAELIGREVQVAAARDARTDRAGSAAGMARIEDAAIERARTGEWLVTELFVRFPKPAAPFSRGDARIVRWAEVQLPSEHTGAQSAELLIQTMVDLKPADLAEALLELPQPRMVEVVQELPDERVADALEEMSETDQLALLAQMPPDRTADVLDRMEPDDAADLIAALPAAKGEELLDLMEPEEAEDVRRLLEYDGDTAGGLMSPAPIVLSGESSVAEGLAMIRRAEIPPAMASAVYVTHPPYETPTGEYLGMAHFQRMLRFPPHERLSALIDTEIEAVPVQASAAEVSRRLASYDMVAMPVVDDQNRLVGVVTVDDVLDHLLPDDWRHADDEPGGAS; via the coding sequence GTGAGTACTTCGAGAGTCTTCGTCGGGCGTCTCGCCGGACGCGGGGTGTTCGACCCCGTCGGCGACCGGATCGGCAAGGTCCGGGACGTCCTCATCGTCTACCGCGCCGCGAGCGCCCCGCGTGTCGTCGGCCTGATCGTCGAGATCCCGGGCAAACGTCGCGTCTTCGTGCCGATCAGCCGGGTCACCTCCATCGGCTCGGGTCAGGTCATCACCACCGGCCTCATCAACATCCGTCGCTTCGAGCAGCGCGGTGGCGAGACCCGCATGATCGCGGAGCTCATCGGACGAGAGGTGCAGGTCGCCGCCGCGCGGGACGCGCGCACCGACCGCGCGGGATCCGCCGCCGGCATGGCCAGGATCGAGGACGCGGCGATCGAGCGCGCCCGCACCGGCGAGTGGCTCGTGACGGAGCTCTTCGTCCGCTTCCCGAAGCCCGCCGCGCCCTTCAGCCGCGGCGATGCCCGCATCGTCCGGTGGGCGGAGGTGCAGCTGCCGAGCGAGCACACCGGCGCACAGTCCGCCGAGCTCCTGATCCAGACCATGGTCGATCTGAAACCCGCCGACCTCGCCGAGGCCCTACTCGAGCTGCCGCAGCCGCGCATGGTCGAGGTCGTGCAGGAGCTTCCCGATGAGCGCGTCGCCGATGCGCTCGAGGAGATGAGCGAGACCGACCAGTTGGCCCTGCTCGCGCAGATGCCGCCGGATCGCACCGCGGACGTGCTGGACCGGATGGAGCCGGACGACGCGGCCGACCTCATCGCCGCCCTGCCCGCGGCGAAGGGCGAGGAGCTCCTCGACCTGATGGAACCCGAGGAGGCCGAAGACGTGCGTCGCCTCCTCGAGTACGACGGCGACACGGCGGGCGGGCTCATGAGCCCGGCCCCCATCGTGCTGTCCGGAGAGTCGAGTGTCGCCGAGGGGCTCGCGATGATCCGGCGCGCCGAGATCCCTCCAGCGATGGCCTCCGCCGTCTACGTCACCCACCCGCCGTACGAGACCCCGACCGGCGAGTACCTCGGCATGGCGCACTTCCAGCGCATGCTCCGTTTCCCGCCCCACGAGCGTCTGTCCGCGCTCATCGACACCGAGATCGAGGCGGTCCCCGTGCAGGCGAGCGCCGCGGAGGTGTCGCGGCGGCTGGCGAGTTACGACATGGTGGCGATGCCCGTCGTCGATGACCAGAACCGGCTCGTCGGGGTGGTCACGGTCGACGACGTGCTCGACCATTTGCTGCCCGACGACTGGCGTCACGCCGACGACGAGCCCGGGGGTGCGTCGTGA
- a CDS encoding YncE family protein gives MTGDRGGRAGLTRRALLGVPIMLGIALVGCAAEPEADPEPSATPRPSPSPEPAVTPDPEPVLLLASLARAAEIAVIDPALPDEAAVVQTIHVGAAPWGVGVHAASGTAYAATAEGLAVVDLAAGSRTALVPYDRPAPRISSGEYRPGGLGLAVSPDGSRVYVAVTTGDGADTLEIYDAVPGGADGAGGAGGAGGAGSGATAVFVGSVPVGARPFDVLVAPDGSWAATVDHDGFTISVVDAVSLEVVPHTVAPFGTEGGLASWEKPHYGAVDADGTILLPYQGLVVARLDPRTGAVTTVPSAANSHAHGTALAGRELLTVGTGAFGTATGEPNLSILNLDTGAERVVPLAPPHETVAVWRDAGGDAYAAVAGGNTRDAGWDGLTIVSLADLSVRALPVAGYPQVVVPVVPAA, from the coding sequence ATGACGGGGGATCGGGGAGGGCGAGCGGGACTCACGAGACGGGCACTGCTCGGGGTGCCGATCATGCTCGGCATCGCGCTCGTGGGCTGCGCGGCGGAGCCGGAGGCTGATCCCGAGCCGAGTGCGACGCCGCGACCGAGCCCGTCACCCGAGCCCGCCGTGACACCGGACCCCGAGCCCGTGCTGCTGCTCGCATCGCTCGCTCGTGCTGCGGAGATCGCGGTCATCGACCCCGCGCTGCCCGACGAGGCGGCGGTCGTGCAGACCATTCACGTGGGCGCGGCGCCGTGGGGCGTGGGGGTGCACGCGGCGAGCGGGACGGCCTACGCGGCCACCGCGGAGGGGCTGGCGGTGGTCGACCTCGCGGCGGGATCCCGCACCGCGCTGGTGCCGTACGACCGGCCCGCGCCGCGCATCTCGAGCGGGGAGTACCGACCGGGCGGGCTCGGGCTGGCGGTGTCTCCCGATGGGAGCCGGGTGTACGTCGCCGTGACGACCGGAGACGGCGCCGACACATTGGAGATCTACGACGCGGTGCCGGGCGGTGCGGATGGTGCCGGGGGTGCCGGGGGTGCCGGGGGTGCCGGATCCGGCGCGACCGCGGTGTTCGTCGGGTCGGTGCCCGTGGGCGCCCGACCGTTCGACGTGCTCGTGGCCCCCGACGGCTCCTGGGCGGCGACGGTGGACCACGACGGGTTCACCATCAGTGTGGTCGATGCCGTGTCGCTCGAGGTGGTGCCGCACACGGTCGCGCCGTTCGGCACAGAGGGCGGGCTCGCCTCCTGGGAGAAGCCGCACTACGGGGCCGTCGATGCCGACGGTACGATCCTGCTGCCGTACCAGGGGCTCGTGGTCGCCCGTCTCGACCCGCGGACGGGTGCGGTCACGACCGTGCCGAGCGCGGCGAACTCGCACGCCCACGGCACGGCGCTCGCCGGGCGGGAGCTGCTGACGGTCGGCACGGGGGCGTTCGGTACCGCGACGGGAGAACCGAACCTCTCGATCCTGAACCTCGACACGGGTGCCGAGCGGGTGGTGCCGCTCGCGCCGCCGCACGAGACGGTGGCGGTGTGGCGGGACGCTGGCGGGGACGCCTATGCCGCCGTGGCGGGCGGGAACACGCGGGATGCCGGGTGGGACGGACTCACCATCGTGTCGCTCGCCGACCTGTCGGTGCGGGCGCTGCCGGTGGCGGGGTATCCGCAGGTGGTCGTGCCGGTGGTTCCTGCCGCGTGA
- a CDS encoding general stress protein, which yields MSTPTPGNSRRQMPMPELPKGEIISTYDRYEDAKHAVDVLARASFPVQQISILGNDLRSVERVTGRLTYGRVALMGALSGAYLGLFLGLLLFIFQPDNAAIFGVFIAAVVIGAGFGMLFGVLSYGMNRNRRDFSSVMQMVATRYDLITEPELVHPARQTLIEKSRG from the coding sequence ATGAGCACACCGACCCCGGGCAACTCCCGGCGCCAGATGCCGATGCCGGAGCTTCCGAAGGGCGAGATCATCTCGACCTACGACCGCTACGAAGACGCGAAGCACGCCGTCGATGTGCTCGCGCGCGCGAGCTTCCCCGTGCAGCAGATCAGCATCCTCGGCAACGACCTGCGCAGCGTCGAGCGGGTGACCGGTCGGCTCACCTACGGGCGCGTGGCACTGATGGGAGCGCTCTCGGGCGCGTACCTCGGTCTGTTCCTCGGCCTGCTGCTCTTCATCTTCCAGCCCGACAACGCGGCGATCTTCGGCGTGTTCATCGCGGCGGTGGTGATCGGTGCCGGCTTCGGCATGCTGTTCGGGGTGCTCTCGTACGGCATGAACCGCAACCGCCGCGACTTCTCGTCGGTCATGCAGATGGTCGCGACGCGGTACGACCTGATCACGGAGCCCGAGCTCGTGCACCCGGCCCGCCAGACGCTCATCGAGAAGTCCCGGGGGTAG
- a CDS encoding type IV toxin-antitoxin system AbiEi family antitoxin domain-containing protein, translating to MAPREINALGSLIRTRAQLLASGASDRGITQGVRAGALLRLSRGFYLRVGEVADLSPEDRHVLQILAVARSTRTDFPFAGHSAASLHRLPLFQFRSARPLVLIPNRAYASSTRCVERRVSVCTSDDLTRASGIRCTSLERTVLDLARHATPERAIVCADAAARARIPEVQGRVPWEALREWQDALLGRLRGYAGHRGVRRAAEIVRAIDGGAESPLESVARWRFISHGYAVDTQVPVPSPNGGTYRVDLELRGFGILCEVDGRAKYTSADLRSGRTADEIVYAEKRRADWIEGTTGKRIVRIAAPELVSDAAFRAWMVSFRIPAPPP from the coding sequence ATGGCACCGCGTGAGATCAACGCTCTCGGATCGTTGATCCGAACGCGCGCGCAACTGCTCGCCTCGGGCGCATCTGACCGCGGAATCACCCAGGGCGTCCGCGCTGGTGCGCTCCTGCGTCTCAGTCGCGGGTTCTACCTGCGGGTCGGCGAAGTAGCCGACCTGAGCCCTGAGGATCGCCACGTCCTCCAGATCCTCGCCGTTGCACGGTCGACACGGACCGATTTCCCGTTCGCCGGCCATTCCGCCGCGTCGCTCCACCGGTTGCCGCTGTTCCAATTCCGTTCGGCTCGGCCACTGGTGCTGATTCCGAACCGAGCGTACGCCTCGAGCACCCGGTGCGTCGAGCGGCGCGTCAGTGTGTGCACCAGCGACGACCTCACGCGTGCGAGCGGAATCCGGTGCACGTCGCTCGAACGCACCGTCCTTGACCTGGCGCGACACGCCACACCGGAGCGCGCGATCGTGTGCGCGGACGCGGCCGCACGAGCGCGGATCCCCGAGGTCCAAGGGCGGGTGCCCTGGGAAGCGCTGCGGGAGTGGCAGGACGCGCTGCTCGGGCGACTCCGTGGGTACGCGGGTCATCGAGGCGTGCGTCGGGCTGCCGAGATCGTCCGTGCGATCGATGGGGGAGCCGAATCTCCGCTGGAGAGTGTGGCGCGGTGGCGATTCATCAGCCACGGGTACGCGGTTGACACGCAGGTCCCGGTCCCGTCCCCGAACGGTGGCACCTACCGGGTCGACCTCGAACTGCGCGGGTTCGGGATCCTCTGCGAGGTCGACGGTCGGGCGAAGTACACGAGCGCCGATCTGCGATCCGGACGAACGGCCGACGAGATCGTCTACGCGGAGAAGCGCCGGGCGGATTGGATCGAGGGCACCACGGGGAAGCGCATCGTTCGTATCGCGGCGCCCGAACTCGTGAGTGACGCGGCGTTCCGAGCGTGGATGGTGTCGTTCCGTATCCCTGCGCCACCGCCGTGA
- the hrpA gene encoding ATP-dependent RNA helicase HrpA, with protein sequence MSSVTPHIEFPEDLPVSQMRAEIADAIREHQVVIVAGETGSGKTTQLPKIALTLGRERIAHTQPRRIAARTIAERIAEELGSELGGLVGYQVRFTDKVSADTKIRLMTDGILLNAIHRDRDLTAYDTIIIDEAHERSLNIDFLIGYLQTLLPRRPDLKVIITSATIDPESFAKHFADPRTGEPAPIIEVSGRTYPVEVRYRPLVEEVEVKDPKNGPPKIRTVERDLFDGIGDAVDELAREDAGDVLVFLSGEAEIRDAADALNGRLRTSSRAARTQILPLYGRLSAAEQHRVFERGTPGVRRIVLATNVAETSLTVPGIRYVIDSGTARISRYSARSKVQRLPIEAISQASANQRSGRSGRTSPGIAIRLYSEEDFEARPAYTEPEVRRTGLASVILQMLALGLGDIAGFPFLTPPDQRGIADGLGLLAELGAVRSSGSDHRITKIGRELSRLPIEPRFARMVVEARRHEVVPEVLAIVAGLTIQDVRERPQAERGRADEKHARFADPQGDLMTLLNLWNYLQEQQRELSSSAFRRLCKSEFLNFLRVREWMDLNRQLARIAGVKSAKTTGGTFEPVHRSVLAGLLSQLGVRDDRQDRRGAPGRGQSNAPGAAKRKPAQEFLGSRGTRFVLYPGSVLAKKPPEVVMSVELVETSRLFARNNAVVDPTWAEELAGPLAKRQLSEPHWEKKQGAAVAYERVTLYGVPIVERRRVQLARSDQAHARELFIRHALVEGEWESPQAFDRANRQLRRELEQLEERTRRRDIVSDDDAIFDFYDARIPADVVSTRSFEGWWKQTRLTQPNLLTLRREDLLEDEAEPVDEAEFPRQWTHGDQSLKLKYRFDPTAEDDGVTVNVPLPLLPRLDGTDFEKLVPGLREELVTALIKTLPKSIRKHVVPAADWARTLLGTVGPQLDDPTVDTPLTTLLAAEIKRRTSVPVTAADFDSARLPAHLTPTFRVIDGRGRTVGTGKNLSELQTAHKAQATKGVARVAASAMPKNELEQQGATTWSFGDLPRHVDTAYAKGRASGAGVVRAYPAILDRRTSVDLVLVADEAEQARVSRRGIRRLVALSSPSPASYVRDHLSNQEKLLLGAGPYRSLDLAIADVSLAVADRLIRRHAPDGLVWSAEVFQRITDDYARTLIDEIYGTIALTARVLDGARLAKKAIDGAKSIQVLGQVADATQQLSGLVWASNTDGFVSRTGLPQLERLPVYLEAIRHRMTGLTENPGRDRAWQNEVDRVMALFTDAGGTIPLPDPAPELLTRVRWLIEELRISLFAQQLRTAGPVSAQRIQKLLREG encoded by the coding sequence GGTCGTGATCGTGGCGGGTGAGACCGGGTCGGGCAAGACCACCCAGCTGCCGAAGATCGCGCTGACCCTCGGCCGCGAGCGCATCGCGCACACGCAGCCGCGCCGGATCGCCGCGCGCACGATCGCGGAGCGCATCGCAGAGGAGCTCGGCTCCGAGCTCGGCGGGCTCGTCGGGTACCAGGTGCGATTCACCGACAAGGTGTCGGCGGACACGAAGATCCGGCTCATGACCGACGGCATCCTGCTGAACGCGATCCACCGCGACCGCGACCTCACCGCGTACGACACGATCATCATCGACGAGGCGCACGAGCGCAGCCTGAACATCGACTTCCTCATCGGGTACCTGCAGACGCTCCTCCCCCGACGGCCGGACCTGAAGGTGATCATCACCTCGGCCACCATCGATCCCGAGTCGTTCGCGAAGCACTTCGCCGATCCCCGCACGGGCGAACCCGCGCCGATCATCGAGGTGTCGGGACGGACCTACCCGGTCGAGGTCCGCTACCGGCCGCTCGTCGAAGAGGTTGAGGTCAAGGATCCCAAGAACGGTCCGCCGAAGATCCGCACCGTCGAGCGCGATCTGTTCGACGGCATCGGCGACGCGGTCGACGAGCTCGCGCGCGAGGACGCGGGTGACGTGCTGGTGTTCCTGTCGGGCGAGGCGGAGATCCGCGACGCCGCCGACGCGCTGAACGGTCGACTCCGAACCTCGAGCCGCGCGGCGCGCACGCAGATCCTCCCGCTCTACGGGCGACTGAGCGCCGCGGAGCAGCACCGGGTCTTCGAGCGCGGCACCCCGGGCGTGCGGCGCATCGTGCTCGCGACGAACGTCGCGGAGACGTCCCTCACGGTGCCCGGGATCCGGTACGTCATCGACTCCGGCACCGCGCGCATCTCGCGCTACAGCGCGCGGAGCAAGGTGCAGCGCCTCCCGATCGAGGCGATCTCGCAGGCGAGCGCGAATCAGCGCTCCGGCCGCTCCGGCCGCACGAGCCCGGGCATCGCGATCCGGCTCTACAGCGAAGAGGACTTCGAGGCCCGCCCCGCCTACACCGAGCCCGAGGTGCGCCGCACCGGGCTGGCCTCCGTGATCCTGCAGATGCTGGCGCTGGGGCTCGGCGACATCGCGGGCTTCCCGTTCCTCACGCCGCCCGACCAGCGCGGGATCGCCGACGGCCTCGGCCTCCTCGCCGAGCTCGGGGCGGTGCGCTCCTCGGGCTCCGACCACCGCATCACGAAGATCGGGCGCGAACTGTCGCGACTGCCGATCGAGCCGCGATTCGCACGCATGGTCGTCGAGGCGCGCCGGCACGAGGTCGTGCCCGAGGTGCTCGCGATCGTCGCGGGCCTCACGATCCAGGACGTGCGGGAGCGGCCGCAGGCGGAGCGCGGGCGGGCGGATGAGAAACACGCCCGCTTCGCGGATCCCCAGGGCGACCTGATGACCCTGCTCAACCTCTGGAACTACCTGCAGGAGCAGCAGCGAGAGCTCTCGTCGAGCGCGTTCCGGCGCCTCTGCAAGTCGGAGTTCCTGAACTTCCTTCGCGTGCGCGAGTGGATGGATCTCAACCGGCAGCTCGCGCGGATCGCCGGGGTGAAGTCGGCGAAGACGACCGGCGGAACTTTCGAGCCCGTCCACCGCTCGGTGCTCGCCGGGCTGCTCTCGCAGCTCGGGGTGCGCGACGACCGGCAGGATCGGCGCGGAGCCCCGGGGCGCGGCCAGTCGAACGCCCCCGGCGCGGCGAAGCGGAAGCCGGCTCAGGAGTTCCTCGGGTCCCGCGGTACTCGGTTCGTGCTGTACCCCGGCTCGGTCCTCGCCAAGAAACCACCCGAGGTCGTGATGAGCGTGGAGCTCGTCGAGACGAGCCGGCTCTTCGCACGCAACAACGCGGTCGTCGATCCCACCTGGGCCGAGGAGCTCGCCGGGCCGCTCGCGAAACGGCAGCTCAGCGAGCCGCACTGGGAGAAGAAGCAGGGCGCCGCCGTCGCCTACGAGCGGGTCACGCTGTACGGGGTGCCGATCGTCGAGCGCCGCCGGGTGCAGCTCGCGCGCTCCGACCAGGCGCACGCGCGCGAGCTGTTCATTCGGCACGCGCTGGTGGAGGGCGAGTGGGAGTCGCCGCAGGCCTTCGACCGCGCGAACCGGCAGCTGCGGCGCGAGCTCGAGCAGCTCGAGGAGCGCACCCGGCGCCGCGACATCGTGAGCGACGACGACGCGATCTTCGACTTCTACGACGCGCGGATCCCGGCCGACGTCGTGTCGACGCGGAGCTTCGAGGGCTGGTGGAAGCAGACGCGACTCACTCAGCCGAACCTGCTGACGCTGCGCCGCGAGGATCTGCTCGAGGACGAGGCCGAGCCGGTCGACGAGGCCGAGTTCCCGCGGCAGTGGACGCACGGCGACCAGTCGCTCAAGCTGAAGTACCGTTTCGATCCCACCGCAGAGGACGACGGCGTCACCGTGAACGTGCCGCTCCCCCTGCTCCCCCGCCTCGACGGCACCGACTTCGAGAAGCTCGTGCCGGGCCTCCGCGAGGAGCTCGTGACGGCGCTCATCAAGACGCTGCCCAAGTCGATCCGGAAGCACGTCGTGCCGGCCGCGGACTGGGCGCGCACGCTACTCGGCACCGTCGGGCCGCAGCTCGATGATCCCACAGTCGACACCCCGCTCACGACGCTGCTCGCCGCGGAGATCAAGCGCCGCACGAGTGTGCCGGTGACCGCCGCCGACTTCGACAGTGCGCGGCTCCCCGCGCACCTCACCCCGACCTTCCGGGTGATCGACGGGCGCGGGCGCACGGTCGGCACCGGGAAGAACCTGAGCGAACTGCAGACCGCGCACAAGGCGCAGGCGACGAAGGGCGTGGCCCGGGTCGCGGCCTCGGCGATGCCGAAGAACGAGCTGGAGCAGCAGGGCGCGACGACGTGGTCGTTCGGCGACCTGCCGCGGCACGTCGACACGGCCTACGCGAAGGGTCGCGCGAGCGGCGCGGGGGTCGTGCGCGCGTATCCGGCGATACTGGATCGACGCACCAGCGTCGACCTGGTTCTCGTTGCAGACGAGGCGGAGCAGGCCCGGGTGTCGCGACGCGGGATCCGGCGCCTCGTTGCGCTCAGCTCGCCGTCGCCCGCGAGCTACGTGCGGGATCACCTGTCGAACCAGGAGAAGCTGCTGCTCGGGGCGGGGCCGTATCGAAGCCTCGACCTCGCGATCGCGGACGTCTCGCTCGCCGTCGCGGATCGGCTGATCCGCCGGCACGCACCCGACGGGCTCGTGTGGAGCGCGGAGGTGTTCCAGCGCATCACCGACGACTACGCGCGCACGCTGATCGACGAGATCTACGGCACGATCGCGCTCACCGCGCGGGTGCTCGACGGCGCCCGGCTCGCGAAGAAGGCGATCGACGGGGCGAAGTCGATCCAGGTGCTCGGCCAGGTCGCGGACGCGACCCAGCAGCTCAGCGGACTCGTCTGGGCGTCGAACACGGACGGCTTCGTGTCGCGCACAGGACTCCCCCAGCTCGAACGCCTGCCGGTGTATCTGGAGGCGATCCGGCACCGCATGACCGGGCTGACCGAGAACCCCGGGCGGGATCGCGCGTGGCAGAACGAGGTGGACCGCGTGATGGCGCTGTTCACGGATGCGGGCGGCACGATCCCGCTGCCGGATCCCGCGCCGGAGCTGCTGACGCGGGTGCGGTGGCTGATCGAGGAGCTGCGCATCAGTCTGTTCGCGCAACAGTTGCGGACGGCGGGGCCGGTGTCGGCGCAGCGGATCCAGAAGCTCCTGCGCGAGGGGTAG